A window of bacterium genomic DNA:
CAGCCGCAGACGCGGCCCTCGTCGTCCCAGGCGGCCAGGGCGGGGTCCAGGGCGCCCAGCCCCGGGACGGCTTCGCCGGGAAGGCGGCTGAACAGGGCCGTGCCCGAGTAGCCGGGGCGCGCCGCCGGGTGCCAGAGCGACCGGTAGCCCAGGCGCGCCAGCTCATCCGGCAGATGGCCGGGCAGTTGCTCCGGCCGGGCGCGCGTCTCCTGCAGGGCCAGCAGGTCCGGCCCGTCGGTTTCCAGCCAGGAGAGGAATCCCTTGCCCAGGGCGGCGCGCAGGCCGTTGACGTTCCAGGAGAGCAGCCTCAGGGGGCGGGCGCGGGCCATCAGATGCGCTCCGGGGCCGGGATGCCCATCAGGTCCAGACCCTGGCGCAGGGCGTGTCCCACAGCGGCGGTGAGGGCGACGCGCTGGGCGGCCAGGCGCGGATCGTCCACCCGGTCGAACACGCTGTGGGCGTTGAAGAAGCGCGAGAAGCTGCGCGCCAGGTCGTAGCTGCGCTGGGCCACGCGGGAGGGATTGAGCTGGGCGGCGGCCAGGCGGATCTCGCCGGGCCAGAGGGTCAGATGGGTGAGCAGCTCCACCTCCTCGGCCTCTCCCAGGAGGTCGAAGTCCGTCACGACGGCGGGATCCAGCCCGCTCTTTCGCACCAGGCTGCCGATGCGGGCCCGGGCGTACTGCAGGTAAGGGCCGGTGTTGCCGGCCAGGTCGATGCTCTCCTCGGGATCGTACAACATATCGAGGCGGGGCGTGACCTTCAGGATGTAGTAGCGGACGGCTCCCAGGGCGAGGTCGTGGGCAATGGCCGCCCGGGCCTTCTCCTCCAGGTCGAGACGCTTGCGGCTCTCCTCCATCACGCGGCGGCAGGCGCCCTCCAGCTCGTCCAGCAGGTCGTCGGCATCCACCACCGTCCCTTCCCGGCTCTTCATCTTGCCGGAGGGCAGATTGACCATGCCGTAGCTGTAGTGGGTCAGGCGTCCCGCCCAGTCATGGCCCAGGCGCGCCAGGACATGGAAGAGCACGCGGAAGTGGTGCTCCTGCTCGCTGCCCACCACGTAGATCATCTCGTCGAAGCCCAGCTCCCGATGCCGGGTGACGGCATTGCCCAGATCCTGGGTCATGTAGATGGAGGTGCCATCGGAGCGCAGGAGCACTTTCGGCTCCAGGCCCAGCTCGTCCAGCGGACAGAGCACGGCGCCGCCGGCGTCCCGCTGCAGGATGCCCCGCGCCAGGCCCTCCTCCACCTCCGCCTTGCCCAGGAGCCAGGTGTCGCTCTCGAAGTAGATGCGATCGAAGGCGATCCCCAGGCGTCGATAGGTCTCCTCGTAACCGGCGAGGACCCAGTCGTTCATGCGCCGCCACAAGGCCAGCACCGCGGGATCGCCCGCCTCCCAGGCCCGCAACATGGCCCCGGCCTCGGCCTGCAGGGCGGATTGCGCCTCGAAGGCGCGCTTCTCCTCGTCCGTCGCCCGGCCAGTCAGCCCGCGCGCCGATCGCCAGGCGGCCTCCTCCTCGGCCAGCCGCTGGGCGTACATCACGTAAAACCTGCCCACCAGGTGGTCGCCTTTGAGGCCGCTCGCCTCCGGTGTTTCTCCCCCGCCCCACTTCCGCCAAGCCAGCATGCTCTTGCAGATGTGGATGCCGCGGTCGTTGATCAGGTTGATGCGCACCACGTCGTGCCCCACGGCGCCCAGCAGGCGGGAGAGGGCGTCCCCCAGGATGTTGTTGCGCACGTGCCCCAGGTGCTGCGGCTTGTTGGTGTTGGGGCAGCTGAACTCGAGCACGATGCGGCGCCGCTCGGCGGGCGGCAGGTGGAGCGGCGGCGCGCCCTTCAACCAGGCGCCCAGCACCGAGCCGAACCATTCGGGTCGCGCCAGGCGAAGGTTGAGGTAGGGACCCGCCGCCTGGGCCGACTGGATGCCAGCCGCGCCGGCGAGGGCCTCCGCCAAGGCGGCGGCGATCTGGAGCGGGGCGCGGCGGCAGGCCTTGGCCAGAGGGAAACAGGCGAAGGCCATGTCGCCCAGGGCCG
This region includes:
- the argS gene encoding arginine--tRNA ligase encodes the protein MIEALAARLSGLIRDLFQVELPPGDIQLGPPPDPALGDMAFACFPLAKACRRAPLQIAAALAEALAGAAGIQSAQAAGPYLNLRLARPEWFGSVLGAWLKGAPPLHLPPAERRRIVLEFSCPNTNKPQHLGHVRNNILGDALSRLLGAVGHDVVRINLINDRGIHICKSMLAWRKWGGGETPEASGLKGDHLVGRFYVMYAQRLAEEEAAWRSARGLTGRATDEEKRAFEAQSALQAEAGAMLRAWEAGDPAVLALWRRMNDWVLAGYEETYRRLGIAFDRIYFESDTWLLGKAEVEEGLARGILQRDAGGAVLCPLDELGLEPKVLLRSDGTSIYMTQDLGNAVTRHRELGFDEMIYVVGSEQEHHFRVLFHVLARLGHDWAGRLTHYSYGMVNLPSGKMKSREGTVVDADDLLDELEGACRRVMEESRKRLDLEEKARAAIAHDLALGAVRYYILKVTPRLDMLYDPEESIDLAGNTGPYLQYARARIGSLVRKSGLDPAVVTDFDLLGEAEEVELLTHLTLWPGEIRLAAAQLNPSRVAQRSYDLARSFSRFFNAHSVFDRVDDPRLAAQRVALTAAVGHALRQGLDLMGIPAPERI